CCGCTGCGCTGCTGCGCCGCCACGGCCTGGTCGATCTGGGCCTCGGTCAGCCGACCGTCGCGGACCAGCATCTCACCGAGCTTCATCGTCGACGATCGTACCACGGTGCGCGCCGACCCCAGCGGTGTGCTACCACCTACGGGTGCGTCGCGCTCTCGCCCCGGCTCTGGCCCTGTGCGCCGCGTGCGGCGGCGGTCGCAGCGCCGCGCCCGCGCCCGCGCCCGACGCCGGCGGCCCCGGCGTCGCGGTCACGCCGCCCCCGCCGGCCCGGCCCGAGCTGCCGCCCGGCACGCGGTCGCTGCGCCTGATCCGCACCGTCGCCGCCCGGCTCGGCCCCGACGAGGCCGCCAAGCGCATCGGCACCGTCGCCGGCGACACCCGCGTCGGCTGGCGCGACGCCGCCGTCGGGCCGGGCTGCCAGAAGAGCTGGTACGCGATCGATCCCCAGGGCTGGGTGTGCGGCGACTTCCTCGAGCCCTCGCCCAAGGTCCCCAGCGGCGTCGAGCTGCCGCGCCTCGCCGACGCCGAGATCGTGCCGGGCACGTACGGCAAGGTGATCGAGGCCGGGACGTACGTCTACGCCAAGCCCAAGGGCAAGAAGAAGGGCGGCAAGGACGAGCCGACCCCCGACGACGATCCCGCGACCGACCCCGACGACGACAAGGCCGAGCAGCGGGCCGCGACCGCGCAGGCCGCCGCGTCGGTCGGGCTCGAGAAGGGCCGGCCGCTGGTCGGCTCGGTCAACGTCCGCAAGTACGGCGAGCTGACCGCCAACGGCAAGCTGTTCTGGAAGATCACCCGGGGCGTCGAGGAGTACCTGCCGGCCAGCGCGATCCGCGAGCACAAGCCCAGCACGTACCAGGGGACCCGCCTCGGCGACGACACCGGCCTGACCTTGCCGCTGGCGTTCGTGTGGCCCCGCGGCAGCGCGACCACCGCGTGGACCCACGGCGCGGCCCGTGGCGGCGGCAGCCGCCGGCAGCTCAAGGCGCGCGCCGCGGTGCCGGTCCTCGAGACCGCCCAGGAGGGCGGCGCCGTGATCGCGTACCGCATCGGCGACGCCGAGTGGATCGACGCGGTCCACGTGCGCGTCGCCAGGCCGATGCCGCTGCCGGCCGGGGTCAAGCCGGGCGAGCGCTGGCTCGACATCGACCTCGATCAGCAGCTGCTGGTCGCCTACGAGGGTGACCTGCCGGTCTACGCGACGCTGGTGTCGACGGGGCTCAAGGACACGCCGACCGAGACCGGCGTCTACCGCATCTGGAAGAAGGTGTCGGAGACCGACATGAAGGGCCTCACGGGCGAGGATCCCTACGCGGTCGCGACGGTGCCGTGGACGCAGTTCTTCAGCCCCGAGAAGGGCCTGGCCCTGCACACCTCGTACTGGCACGATCGGTTCGGCTACCCCAAGAGCCACGGCTGCGTGAACCTGGCGCCGCGCGACGCGCGCTGGCTGTACTTCTTCAGCGATCCGCAGGTGCCCGCGGGCTGGTCGATGTCGGCCGGCGTGGTCGAGGCGCCGGGCTCGGTCGTGCGGGTACGGTCCAAGGCCGACCCGGATCCGCCGGTCCGCGGGTACGCGCAGAAGGTCGACGACCCCGACCGGTGACGAATTTTTTCGCCGCGAGCGTGCCCCCGAAATTCGAGCTTTCACAATAAATTCGAACACATCGACGACCGGTCCGACCTCGATCAGGCGGAATCGTGACGCTGACCACACGTGCGCCGGCTCACGTTGTTTACGATGGGGGAATGGGGATCAACTGGCACCGCCTTCGTCTATCCGCGTGGCTCGTCGCCGCGCTCACGGTCGGCCTCGTCGCCTGCGACGACAGCCCGGCGCAGATCACCGACGCGGGCGTCGACGCGCCGGTCGCGCTCGACGGCTCGATCGATGACGACGGGGACGGCGTCCCGAACAGCACCGACAACTGCCCCGCGGTCAGCAACCCGGATCAGGCGAACGCCGACGGCGACGCCGACGGCGACGCGTGCGACACCGATGACGACAACGACACGATCCTCGACGGCGAGGACAACTGTCCGACGGTGACCAACGTCGACCAGGCCGACCTCGACATGGACAACCTCGGCGACGCCTGCGACGACGACGTCGACGGTGACACGATCCTCGACAGCGTCGACAACTGCCCGCGCGCCCCCAACACCGACCAGGCCAACCACGACACCGACGCCCTCGGCGACGCCTGCGACCCCGACGACGACGACGACACCCTGCTCGACGCGGTCGACAACTGCCCGACCGTAGCCAACCTCGACCAGGCCGACACCGACAGCGGCGAGCCGTCGGTGACCGCGATCCCCGCGGTGCTGCGCCCGGCGCCGACCACGGTCGCGGTGTCCGGCGACGACGCCTTCTCCCCGGCGCTCCCGATCGGCTTCCCGTTCGAGTTCTTCGGCACCGCGGTCACCGACATCAACGTGTCGACCAACGGCTTCCTGACCTTCGGCGACGTCAGCACCAGCGGCTGCTGCCAGGGCGGCCCGATCCCCGACGCCGCCGCCCCCAACGGGCTGATCGCGCTCTACTGGGTCGACCTCGTCACGACCGCGACCGGGACGATCACCTACGGCGTCGTCGGCACCGCCCCCGACCGCGAGCTGATCGTGTCGTGGAACGCCGTGCCCCACTACTCCGGCGGCGGCGCCCCGGTCACCGGTCAGATCATCCTGCACGAGACCTCGAACCTGATCGAGCTCGTGTGCGCGACCTGCACCAGCGACGGCCGGCCGCACACCCAGGGCATCGAGAACTTCGACGGCACCAGCGCCGGGGTCGCCCCGGGCCGGTCGGCGACGTCGTGGAGCGCCACCGACGACGCCCAGGAGTTCAACACCGCGACCGGCGGCGACGGCGTCGGCGACGCCTGCGACAACTGCGCGGGGATCTACAACGTCAGCCAGGCCGACGGCGACACCGACGGCCTCGGCGACGTCTGCGACATCTGCCCGGTCGCCGCCGATCCGATGCAGCTCGACGGCGACGGCGACGGGTTCGGCGACGCCTGCGACAACTGCCCGATGATCGGCAACACCGACCAGGCCGACGCTGACATGGACGGCATCGGCGACGTCTGCGACGACGGCGACGGCGACACCGTGTTCGACCTCGACGACAACTGCCCGGCCATCGCCAACACCGACCAGGCCGACGGCGACGAGGACGGCGTCGGCGACGTCTGCGACAACTGCCCGACGGTCGGCAACTCCGACCAGGCCGACTTCGACGGCGACGGCCTCGGCGACGCCTGCGAGGACAGCGACGGCGATGGCGTCTTCCACGCGGTCGACAACTGCCCGGCGATCATGAACCCGGGCCAGATCGACGCCGACGGCGACGGCGCCGGCGACGACTGCGACAACTGCCCGACCGCGTCCAACCCCAACCAGAACGACACCGACGGCGACGGCCTCGGCGACGTCTGCGACGGCCTCGACCCGACCTTCGATCAGGTGATCACCGGTGGCGGCCTCGCCGCCGCCGGCGTCGGGTGGGCCGGCCGCGGCAGCGGGCCGACGACCTCGGCCACCGTGACGGTCGCCGGCATCCCGGCCGGCGCCACGGTGGTCTCGGCGACGGCGTACTGGATGACCATCGGCGGCGGCGACGACGCGATCGAGCTCGACGGCACGCCGATCACCGGGACCCTGTTCGCGACCGCGCCCGACACCTGCTGGGGCCGGCCCGAGGGCAACTTCGCCTACCGGGCGAACGTGGCGGCGCTGGTGACCGGCAACGGCGCCTACACGATCACCGGCTACCCGTCGACCTCGGCCAACTTCGACGGTCAGGGCCTGAGCATCATGGTGGTCTACGCCGACCCCGCGGATCCTCGCCACAACCTGGTCAAGGTGTCCGAGGGCGCGATCGGCTACCTCGGCGACGGCGCGCCGGCGCAGTCGGTCATGAACGGCTTCACGATCGGCGCCGGCTTCCAGGCGGCGACGCTGTACAACATCGTCGGCGACGGCCAGCCGTTCCCCGAGGAGCTGTTCTGCGAGGGCACCCAGATCGGCGGCACCAGCCCGTTCAGCGGGCTCGACGGCGACTTCTGGGACACGCGCATCGACGACGTGACCGCGCTGGTCACGCCGGGCGCGACCTCGATCACCACGACGATCACCTCGACCAACGACTGCCTGGCGTGGATCGTCAACGCGGTCGTGGTCGAGGCCGTCGACTCGACCGTGGTGCCCAACCGGGTGGCCCCGCCGCGCGCGCTGGCGCCGCTGCCCCGCGCGCCGCGGGCCTCGTTGCTGCTGCCGTGGATGTTCGACGGCGTGGCCGCCGGCGGCCACCGTCAGCGGTAGGCGACCCTGCGCGTCCGCGCGGGCCGGCGGCTCGGGCGCCAGAATCGACGCTACGCGGGTCACGTCCCAGGCGGAGGTGACTCCATCATCCCGATGACGATGCGCATCACCCCGGCCTCACACCTCCGCATCACGCTGGCCGCATGGCTCCTCGCGGCCGTCGCCTGCGGTCCGTCGTCGCCGCGATCGGTGACCACCGTGGCCGCCCCACCAGCGTCGACGGACGAGCCGCCGGTCGCCGCCGCCGACGACCCGTTCCCCGACGAGGCCAGCCGCGCGCTCGCGCTCAGCGCGTGCACCGGCTACGACCGCTGCGGCGACCTGGCGGCGGCGTGGCGCGACGGCCGGGAGCCCGCCGACGACCCCGACGCCGATGAGCAGGTGAGCGCGGCCTGCATGACCACGGTGGCCAGGCTGTCGGAGGACGGCCTCGAGGCGTTGCGCGCCTGCCTCGACCAGGGGTGTCACGGCGGCTGCGACTGCGTCGACTGGATCGACCGCTGGGGCCCGTCGGCGCTCGAGTGCAACCTGGGCGACAACCCCAGCGACTTCCGCGACCAGGGCGATGAGGACGGCCAGGACGACGCGGCCGACGAAGACGACTGACGCGACCGGCGTCGACGCGCTGGGCTCGGCGACGAACCCGCGCCCGCTCAGGCCTCGGTGGCCTTGGCCTGGGGCAACGGCGCCGAGCCCGCGAGCATGCGCCGCACCGGGCCGGCCGCGATGAACAGCATGGCGGCGACGACCAGCGCGAAGATCATGATCAGGTAGAAGACGCCGCCGGTGCCCCACTCGAGCTTGGCCGACAGCTTGCCGACCTCGACCTCGGCCCGGCCGGCGATGTACAGGCCGATCGAGATGGCCAGGAACCACACGCCCATGACGAAGCTGGCCAGCCGCTCGGGCGCCAGCTTGTTCATGACCGACAGGCCCACCGGCGAGATGCACATCTCGGCGCAGGTCGCGAAGAAGTAGTAGGTGAGCAGGTAGCCGGCGCTCGAGCGCTCGCCGCGATCGATCGCGGGGATGGCCATGAACAGCGGCACGAACGCGACGCCGGCGATGACCATGCCGATCGCGAACTTGTTGACCGAGAACGGCTCCTTGCCCTGCTTGGCCAGCCAGACCCACAGCCAGGTGAACACCGGCGCCAGCATGATCACCCAGCCGGCGTTGACGAACTGCCAGTAGCTCGACGGGAAGTCGATGCCGAGCACGTTGCGCTGGGTGCGCTCCTCGGCGAAGAACGACAGGGTCGAGCCGGCCTGCTCGAAGATGCCGAAGAACGACAGGCAGCCGAAGAACAGCACCGCCATCGCCAGCACCCGGTTCTTCTCGTCGCGGTTGGCCGCGACGACCTGGTGCATGATCACGAACACCGCCACCGCGATGGTGCCGAGGCCGACGCCGAACGCGTCGGCGATCGCCTTCTTGTCGACGCCGGAGGACAGCCGCCAGGTGCCGAACGCGACGGTGACCGCGGCGGCGACGCCGACGACGATCCAGGTCAGCATCGGCAGCGGCGCGCGGTCGGCCACCGGCTTGCGCGGGGCCGGATCGCGGCCGGCGGCGCCGAGGTGGTGGCGCATCGCCGAGAACATCGCGATGCCCAGGCCCATGCCGACCGCCGCGGCGCCGAACCCGAAGTGCCAGGCGTTGTTGGGGTTGATGCCGGCGTCGACGAGGCGCGCGCGGAAGCCGTTGCTCTGGGCCAGGTAGCCGCAGGCGATCGGGGCGATGAACGCGCCGATGTTGATGCCCATGTAGAAGATCGAGTAGCCGGCGTCGCGGCGGATGTCGTTCTTGTCGTAGAGCTGCCCGACGATGGTCGAGGCGTTGGGCTTGAGCAGGCCGGTGCCGATGATGATCAGCCCCAGGCCCATGTAGAACGTCGAGTGCGACGGCACCGCCAGGACGATGTGCCCGGCCATGATGATGATGCCGCCGTAGAGCACGGCCTTCTGCTGGCCGAGGAAGCGATCGGCCAGCCAGCCGCCGGGCAGGCTCATCAGGTAGACCAGCGAGCCGTACATCGCGTAGATGATGCCGGCGGTGGTCTTGCTCTCGCCGAGGCCGCCCTGGGCGACGGGGGTGATGATGAAGATCACCAGGAACGCCCGCATGCCGTAGTAGCTGAAGCGCTCCCACAGCTCGAGCATGAACAGCGTCATCAGCCCGCGCGGGTGGCCGAAGAACGCGCGGTCGTCGGAGGGGGCCGTCGTCGCCATGGGCGCGCACACTACCATGGGGCCGGCGACGCCCGGCTGGCGCGCGGTGGCAGGAGTGCGGGCCCCGGTCGCGCCCGGCGCGTCGCGCCTGTCGCAGGGGATCGACGTGGCGGCCCGCACGGCTTACGATCGGGCGGTGGGAACCCCCGCCGACCTCCTGGCCAAGCTGACGCCCGGCGACGAGCTCGCCGCCGGCAAGGTGCGCGGGCTCGGGCCCGCGCTGCCAGCGCTGGTCGAGGCCGGCTGGGTCGAGGCCCGCAAGGACGGCCGCGTGGTGCTGGTGCGCCTGACCGCGGCCGGGGTGGCCGAGCGCGCGCGGCTGGAAGCGCTGGCCCCGCCGCCGAAGCCGCCGAAGCCGCCGAAGGCGGCCCGCGTCGCCAGGCCCAAGGCCCCGACCGCGGCCGTCCGCCTGGCCCAGCTCGAGGCGACCGTCGCGGCGCTGGCGGCGCGGGTCGCCGCGCTCGAGGGTCCGGTCGCGCCGACGATCGCGCCGACGATCGCGCCGACGATCGCGCCCACGATCGAGCCCGCGATCGAGCCCACGATCGAGCCCGCCGCGCTGCGCTCCACGATCGTCGCGGTGGTCGGCGAGCTCGACGCCAGCGGCCGGCTCGGCGGGCTGGTCCCGATCCCCGAGGTCCGCGCCGAGCTGCGCCGCCGCGGGGTCGGCGCCAGCGACGCCGAGGTCACCAGCGCGCTCGAGGACCTCGAGAAGGCCTGGACGTTCGATCTGGCCGTGGCCCAGTCCCCGACCGCGGTCGCCGATCGCAGCGCCGGCATCGAGCGCAGCGGGCGCGGCCTCCTCTACTACGTGGCGCGGAGGTAGCGATGACGCTGGCCCAGGTGCTCCTCGACGCTCGCCCGTTCGCCGACCCGGTGGCCCGCCTCGATCCCGACGCGCTGCCGCCGCCCGACGTCGCCACGATCCACGCGCCCGCGCGCATGGCGGTCGCCGAGGCCATCGCGGTGGTCGGGCGCGAGCGCCGCTCGCAGATGGTGCTCATCACCGGCGATCCCGGCATGGGCAAGACCCACCAGCTCGCGCACCTGCGCCGACGCGCCGACGGCCAGTACGTGTGCGTCGACGTGCCGCCGCTCAAGGATCTGGCGGCGCCGTTCGTGCACATCGCCCGTTACGCGGTCCAGGGCCTGGCCGCCGCCGGCGCCCTCGAGCGCCTGCTCTGGGACACGCTGCGGCAGGTCGCGACCGCGGTCCGGGCCGACGCCGAGGACCACGACGACGACGACGTGGTCGATCGGATCGACCAGGCGCTGATCGGCGGCGAGCAGTTCGCGATGGCGTTCCGCAACCTGGCCCAGCAGGACCCCGAGCTGGGCGCGCTCCTGTACAAGCGCGGCCGTCGGCTGGCGCCGCTGTCGGGGCTGCCAGCCGATTTCGGCAAGGTGCTGTGCCGGATCACCGACCGCGACGCCGAGCGCGCGATCGTCGACTGGCTGCGCGCGGCCGAGCTGGCCGACGAAGATCTCGCGGCGCTCGACCTGCGGACCGGCGTCGCCGACGAGGCCCGCGCGTTCGAGGTGCTGCGCGCGCTGTGCGTGTGCTCGAGCCGGCCGGTCGTGCTGTGCCTCGATCAGATCGAGTCGATCGCGGGCCTGGTCGGCGCCGACGGCGTCGCCCGCATGTTCACCGCGCTGATGGAGCTGTACCAGCAAGCGCCGATCGCGATCGTGCTGATGTGCCAGACCCAGCAGTGGATCGAGCTGCGCAAGGACGTGCCGCTGGCCGCGCTCGATCGCATCCGGGTGCTGCCGCCGCTGGCCAAGCCGACCGGCGACGAGGCCGAGGCCGTGATCGCGGCGCGCCTGGCGCCGATCTGGACCGGCACCGGGCACACGCCGCCCTACCCGACCTGGCCCCTGCCGTCGGCCTTCATCCGGACGCTGGTCGACGAGCGTCGCCCGACCATCCGGCAGCTCCTGCTCGAGGCCGACGCCCTGCTCGGCGACATGCGCCGCACCGGGCTCGTGGTCGAGCCGAGCCGCGAGCCGTCGGCGCTGCCGCCGCCGCCGCTGGAGCGGGCCAAGACCGATCCGGGTGAGGCCCTGCGCGCCGCCCGCGACAAGTTCCGCCGCGGCGCCGCCGAGCGCCGCGAGCTGGGCACGCCGGCGTTCCGCGAGGAGCTGGTCCGCAACGCCGTGCTCGGCATCCTCGACGGCGCCAAGCACCAGGGCCAGGTCATCGCCGGCGTCACGATCGCGGTGATCGACCAGCCCGAGAAGCCGCGCAACGGCCCGCGGCCGCCGGCGGTCGTCACGCTCGACACGCCCGCCGGCGCGCGCCGGATCGCGGTCGACGTCAACAGCGGCCCGGCCCAGGCGACGGTCCGGGTGCTGACCCGGCTGCGCGATCTGGTCGAGAACCACGCCGCCGACTGCGCGGTGCTCCTGCGCGAGCGCGCCGCGCCGCTGCCCGAGTCGGCCAAGAAGTCGCACGAGCTCCTGGCCGAGCTGAGCGCCCACGGCGGCGCGGTCGTGTGGATCGAGGAGGACGACGCGATGCGCCTGGTCGGGGCCGAGCTGATGCTCGACGCCGCTGGCGCCGCCGAGGTCCTGGTCGGCGATCGCCAGGCCAGCCGCGACGAGGTGCTCGAGTACCTCCTGCGCGACGATCACCTCGGCGACCTGCTGGCGCCGATGATCGGCCGGGCGACGACCACGCCGCCCCGCGCGGCGCGCGCGTAGGCCGCGGGCGGCCGCAGCCGCTGGGGGCAGCTCAAGAATTCGACATCGGCGGGTCGGTGTGGATTCGGTGTCACGAACGACACCAAGCCGACTCTACCGATCGAACCATGGAACAGCTCGCACACCAGCAGGCGGCCGAGCAGCAGGTCGACCCACACGTCGGAGCGCAGATCGACGCCCACGCCCACGAGGCGCCGGCGGTGGCCGAGGCCAAGGTGCTCCTGGCCGGCGGCGCCGACCCGGCCGCGCTCGCGGAGCTCTTGAAGCGGCACCCCGACCAGCGCGAGGCGATCGTGGCGGCGATGCAGGCGCAGGGCGGCAACGCGCTGTGCGCCGAGGTGCTCGACGCGATGTCGGCGCCGAAGGGGCCGCAGCCGCTGTTGCGGATGGGCGCGCGCGGCCAGCCGGTCGAGCGGCTCCAGCACCACCTGATCAAGCACGGCGCGAGCATCAGCCCCGACGGCGCGTTCGGGCCGATGACCGCAGCGGCGGTCATGGCGTTCCAGCTCCAGAGCAACCTGGTCGCCGACGGCGTGGTCGGCCCGCGGACCTGGGGCTCGCTCGAGGGCGCGCCGCTCGAGCAGCGGGCCGAGCCCGAGGCCGGGCACGAGCAGGGCGCGCCGGTGAAGGACGATACGACCGAGCCGGCCACGACCGCCGCGCCGCCGGCCACGACCACGACGGGCTCGGGCCCCGCCGGCGCCCAGACCGCGGGCGACCGCTACCGCGAGCAGTACGTCGAACAGCTGCTCTACTTCGAGGGCGCGGTCGAGGGCGACAAGAAGTTCGAGTCGATCATGTCGCACTCGGGCCTCGAGGCCCAGCGCAAGGCCGCCGACGGCAAGACCTTCTCCACCTGCAACTCCTTCTCGGGGATCATGCAGACGATGGCGGAGCAGAAGTCGGGCGTGAAGCTCAAGACCAAGATCAACCTGTACGTGATGGATCCGAAGTGGCGGGCGCAGAACCTGCCCGACGGCTGCTTCCACCCCGGCGGCGGCAGCGACCGCCCGCGCCCCGGCGACATCGTGATCTTCTCGCAGCTCGACGGCCGCACGTTCGCGCACATGGGCAACTTCATCGAGGGCCCGACGCCGACCGACGACGGCATGGAGCAGTGGGAGTGCATCGACGGCGGGCAGGGCCAGGCCGGCAAGTACGTCGACGGCGTCTGCGTGCAGCAGGGCTGCGAGCAGATCGCCCGGGTCACGCTGAAGTACAACCCCGCGACCGGCACGACGCTCAAGGGCACCCGCGAGCGCATGGTCTACGGCTGGATCGACATCGGCGCCCTGGCTGACGCTGGCGCGAACGGCTGAGCGCGGCGCGGGGCGGCGACCGGCCGACGCGAAGCCGGGGCGGCCGACGCGTAGCCGGGAGGCGGCGGCGACTAGCGATCTACGGCCGCGACTCAGGCAGCGATGGCGAGCTCAATCGAGTTCTCATCGGGATCTCTCACGAGATATACCTCCGCGCTTGGTCGCGACCGAATGAGGCGTGGGGGTTGCCTCAGCAAGCCCGAATCGCGCAACTGCTCAAAGGCGTGTCGCTGGGCTACGAGGCCGAATCTCAGACCGTGAGGGCGCGGGCTCGCATCCGTGCATGGGTAGAGCTCGAGGAGGACGCTCCGCGTGCTGCACGAGTAGTGAAGCGGTCCCTGTCCATGCCTTTCTGCCACGAGCCCGAGCCCCAAGGTCGAGTAGAACGCGCGTGACGCGTCGAGATCGGCGACACGAAGCACCAGCATGCTCACTCGAGGTGTCCGCGACTCATCGCGAAGGCCATGGGCATGACCGGACAGGAACGCGAACATCCGTTGCTCGGGCGTTGGATGCGTGCACCTCGGGATCCTGCATCCGAGCCAACTCGCGACGACCGCCCCAGTCGAAGGCTCGTCGCCCACGGCCGCGGCCAGCCATCCGGCGACGGCATCAGCCCGCAACTCGGGATCGATGACTGACTTGGACGTCGGACCGAGTCGGAGTGAATCTTCACGAACAAAGTGCCCCACCTCGTGTCCGAGCAAGTAGCGATAGAGCTCGCGCGTGGTCCAACTCGGCGGCCGGAAAGCATCGCAGGAGTTGCTCGCGAGCCGGCGCTGCAAGGTCGACACGAGCGCAGCGCTCAGCGCGACCCGTCCTTGTTCGGGCTCCGCGGACGCAAGCTCACCCGGTCGCTCCTCGAACCGAAGCGCATCGGGCGCCACCAACTCCCACCGCTGCCGCGCCTCGCGCTCGAGTTGTCCCAGCAACTCGGCAGACGACGAGGATAGCGAATGACTTGCACCGTACTCGCCGGCCAGAGTCGCCGCGACGTGCTCGCAGGTCGCGCGCCGCACGCGCTGGGGCGCATCGAGCAACCGCACCTGCTCGCCCTCGGGCGTGCGCACGTTGATCTCGAGAGCACCGCCGAGCGCCTCTACATACCTGCGCAACGAGCTCAAGGTCATGTCCGGTCGCCGCTCGAGCCGTGACACCGCAGCTTGCTGGACGCCGAGGCGATCGGCGAGTTGCTCTTGTGTGAAGCCGAGCGCTGCGCGTAGCTCGCGCAGGACCACCTCGCGCGGAGGGACTGAACGGCCGCGATTCGCGAACAACTCGATTACGCGCCGAGTGACTTCCGCACGGTCCGTGTAGACTTCGTCGGGTCCCTCGCCGTATCCGTCTCCGGGGTCGTCGGTGTTGATGCCAAAGCCGCGGCGAGGTGACCATTCGATCACAACCGCGTGACCATCACGCGAAGCATCAAGCCACCAGTGTCCAGTCTCGTTGCGAGGCTTCCGGAGCTTCGTCTCCACATCAGGGAGCGTGCTTTCGAGGTCTCGCTTGAGGGCTTCGATTGAGTTCATGACCATACTCCATGACCATCGGCGCCGGCCTTCGTCACCACGACGTCCTTCGTGAGCGCGTCGCGGATCTCGAAGGCGCCGTTCGTGCGGATCAGCGTCTCGTGCTTCCGGCTCCGATAGCTCGTCACGCCTGGGTGTCCTTCGACGTCGCTGGCGTTGTCGTCCTGCACCGGGTACATCCGGCCGTCCGTGCGCCAACGAGAAGGATCGAACGGGATGTCGTGAACTCGTCCTCGACGCGGTTCAACGTCTCGTCGATCAGGCGCTTCGCGTCGTCACCGCTGACTGACGGTGGGGCGGCCAGGAGTCGCTCGACGAACACCTGCAACCGAGCGAACCTTGGGACGAGGGGCCTGGGCATTCCTGACAGGGAATATTCTATCGAATGAATGTTCGAAGGCAAGCCCAAAAATGGGACCGCGGCGGTCGCCCCGCGGACATGGTCGAGGGTGGCGAGAGTCGAACGGACCTCTCATGCCCGCGTCGGCGCCACCTCGCGCCACTACCGTCCCGCCCGTTGCGGCTGGTCGCCACTCCTCAGACGGCTCGGGGCTCAGCCTCGGGCGCGGCTCACGCCGCGGCGTCGCGCAGGACCGCCTCGACCATCTGCCGCGCGATCGGGTGGTAGCCGGCGCCGACCTTCGCGAACACCGCCGCGGCGCGGTCGCGGGTCGCGGGCTCGCGCACGAGCGCGGTGTAGAGCGGGCGCAGGTACTTCATCCGACCGACGTGCGCGAGCACGTGATCGACGCGGTCGAGCACGGCGTGGTCGCCGGTGCCGAGGGCCAGGGTCAGCCACGACACCAGCACGTCGTAGTTGCGGCCCGCGGTCAGGTCGAAGCGCTCGTCGAGCGCGCGGCAGGTCGCGACGGTGGCCGGCCGCGGCACCAGCTCGAGGAACAGCTGCCACTCGGTCGCGGTCCAGCCGGCGGTGGCCTCGACCGACGGCACGGTGGTGGCCACCGCCTCGACCGCGGCCAGCCGGGTCGACCGCGGGGCCACGGCCGAGGCGGGGATGCCGGCGCCGTCGAGCCACTGGGGCGCGTCGGCCTGGGCCAGCGCGCCCGGCAGCGCGGCCTCGATGTGCGCGACGAAGTCGTCGGTCGTGACCGCGCCGAACCGGAAGTCGGCCAGGTAGCGCTTGAGCCACGCGTCGAACGCCGGGCGTCCGACCACCGCCTCGATCGCGCACAGGAAGAAGTAGCCCTTCTCGTACGGCACCAGCGAGTAGGCGTCGTCGGGGTCGACCCCGGCCAGGTGCGTGCGCAGCCGGGTCAGCTCGGGCCGGTCGGCGAACCGCTCGATCGACTCGTCGAGCTCGCGCCGGCCCAGGGCCGCGTGCAGGGACGCCACCTCGGGGCCCTCGAGCGCCTCGATGATGCGGCGCTCGGCGTAGACCGTGAAGCCCTCGTTCAACCAGAAGTGCTCGGCGCTGGCGTTGGTCACCAGGTTGCCGGTCC
The genomic region above belongs to Myxococcales bacterium and contains:
- a CDS encoding L,D-transpeptidase; its protein translation is MRRALAPALALCAACGGGRSAAPAPAPDAGGPGVAVTPPPPARPELPPGTRSLRLIRTVAARLGPDEAAKRIGTVAGDTRVGWRDAAVGPGCQKSWYAIDPQGWVCGDFLEPSPKVPSGVELPRLADAEIVPGTYGKVIEAGTYVYAKPKGKKKGGKDEPTPDDDPATDPDDDKAEQRAATAQAAASVGLEKGRPLVGSVNVRKYGELTANGKLFWKITRGVEEYLPASAIREHKPSTYQGTRLGDDTGLTLPLAFVWPRGSATTAWTHGAARGGGSRRQLKARAAVPVLETAQEGGAVIAYRIGDAEWIDAVHVRVARPMPLPAGVKPGERWLDIDLDQQLLVAYEGDLPVYATLVSTGLKDTPTETGVYRIWKKVSETDMKGLTGEDPYAVATVPWTQFFSPEKGLALHTSYWHDRFGYPKSHGCVNLAPRDARWLYFFSDPQVPAGWSMSAGVVEAPGSVVRVRSKADPDPPVRGYAQKVDDPDR
- a CDS encoding XRE family transcriptional regulator; translated protein: MNSIEALKRDLESTLPDVETKLRKPRNETGHWWLDASRDGHAVVIEWSPRRGFGINTDDPGDGYGEGPDEVYTDRAEVTRRVIELFANRGRSVPPREVVLRELRAALGFTQEQLADRLGVQQAAVSRLERRPDMTLSSLRRYVEALGGALEINVRTPEGEQVRLLDAPQRVRRATCEHVAATLAGEYGASHSLSSSSAELLGQLEREARQRWELVAPDALRFEERPGELASAEPEQGRVALSAALVSTLQRRLASNSCDAFRPPSWTTRELYRYLLGHEVGHFVREDSLRLGPTSKSVIDPELRADAVAGWLAAAVGDEPSTGAVVASWLGCRIPRCTHPTPEQRMFAFLSGHAHGLRDESRTPRVSMLVLRVADLDASRAFYSTLGLGLVAERHGQGPLHYSCSTRSVLLELYPCTDASPRPHGLRFGLVAQRHAFEQLRDSGLLRQPPRLIRSRPSAEVYLVRDPDENSIELAIAA
- a CDS encoding peptidoglycan-binding protein gives rise to the protein MEQLAHQQAAEQQVDPHVGAQIDAHAHEAPAVAEAKVLLAGGADPAALAELLKRHPDQREAIVAAMQAQGGNALCAEVLDAMSAPKGPQPLLRMGARGQPVERLQHHLIKHGASISPDGAFGPMTAAAVMAFQLQSNLVADGVVGPRTWGSLEGAPLEQRAEPEAGHEQGAPVKDDTTEPATTAAPPATTTTGSGPAGAQTAGDRYREQYVEQLLYFEGAVEGDKKFESIMSHSGLEAQRKAADGKTFSTCNSFSGIMQTMAEQKSGVKLKTKINLYVMDPKWRAQNLPDGCFHPGGGSDRPRPGDIVIFSQLDGRTFAHMGNFIEGPTPTDDGMEQWECIDGGQGQAGKYVDGVCVQQGCEQIARVTLKYNPATGTTLKGTRERMVYGWIDIGALADAGANG
- a CDS encoding peptide MFS transporter, coding for MATTAPSDDRAFFGHPRGLMTLFMLELWERFSYYGMRAFLVIFIITPVAQGGLGESKTTAGIIYAMYGSLVYLMSLPGGWLADRFLGQQKAVLYGGIIIMAGHIVLAVPSHSTFYMGLGLIIIGTGLLKPNASTIVGQLYDKNDIRRDAGYSIFYMGINIGAFIAPIACGYLAQSNGFRARLVDAGINPNNAWHFGFGAAAVGMGLGIAMFSAMRHHLGAAGRDPAPRKPVADRAPLPMLTWIVVGVAAAVTVAFGTWRLSSGVDKKAIADAFGVGLGTIAVAVFVIMHQVVAANRDEKNRVLAMAVLFFGCLSFFGIFEQAGSTLSFFAEERTQRNVLGIDFPSSYWQFVNAGWVIMLAPVFTWLWVWLAKQGKEPFSVNKFAIGMVIAGVAFVPLFMAIPAIDRGERSSAGYLLTYYFFATCAEMCISPVGLSVMNKLAPERLASFVMGVWFLAISIGLYIAGRAEVEVGKLSAKLEWGTGGVFYLIMIFALVVAAMLFIAAGPVRRMLAGSAPLPQAKATEA